One Triplophysa rosa linkage group LG8, Trosa_1v2, whole genome shotgun sequence genomic window, AAAAGGtaaaattatactgtatatatacataattttgCTCAATCTGTTCTGATTGTACCAAGCCATACAGTGCGGTAAGTGTATCCTTTTTATAATGCAGCCATCTTAAAGGGTCATATCTTAAGGACTCTCCCTTGTTCATGTGAGATCAAAGAGCTTGATGGACtataaaactctttttttagTTGCTGAACAGTTTAGCATCAACATTTACATGTCTGTTGATTCAGAATCAGAAACTTCAGTCTGTTTGGTGATCATGTCACAATGCAAGCTGATCTTTTTTTACATCATTACAGCCGTGAAAGGGGTATTTCCTAAAGGACTATTTCAATCTCGGGCCTAGAGAAAGAGTAGAAAATTGCATAAAAACATTATATGTGGATCTCAAGgggaaaaaatactgtaatatacaaaACATAATTTGAGTCTTTTGACGTTTATTGAGAGTTATTGCTACCCACAATCCATAAgaatattcttttattttacatcTTATCTCTATTGACAAACTGTCTAATTACAGTGTTTTGTGTTCTTGCCAACAGTGACGACAGAAAAGGTCCAAAGTTAAGATCTACAATCAAAGATCCGGATCAAGTTAAAACCTCTTCCAATGGAAGTTGCAAGTTTCACACTGAACCACCTGCATCCTCAGTTCAAGCCACAAGTCCCATCTCCACAGACGTCTCATTAAAGGGTTTGTCCTCCTCTCGTGTGCTCGCACATCAGCAACCCTGCCATGAAAAACACCACTCCTCACCACCGAAGACCTTAGCAGGACACCGGAACCCCAGGGCAGGGGTCTCGTTCTGTTTCTCCAGGCGAGCTCAACTGAAGCTTGACTCGTGTGCATCTGTGTTTAGCGATGGGCTCGAAGAGGCCAGCGACTCCCTGGAGCTCAAGCGCCACAGGCAGAGACTTGCCTTGGAGGCCCTCTGGTCCTGCTCGAGCTCACCGAGGACCCCCTGTAATGATGACGCCGATCCATCACACGATCCTCCAGCTTTGGGCTGGGCAGATGGGGACTCTCaaacaacacaaataaaagcacaaacgGAACATGTGGAGAGCCTTGAAATTCAGCTGAACTGCAGCACAACTGAACCAGAGAAGCTGATGTGTCCTGACACACACGGTCCTGGATCAAATGGGGAGCCAGCTGGTTCAGAGGACAGATTGGTTGATAGGGGGCAGAGACCCAGGGCAGAGGGGGCTTATGGGGGATCAGAGGAGAAAGAATGCCCCAGCCCTAGTGTTTACACAGATGGACAGGGGACCATGGCCCAAAGCCAACTCCAGACGCACAAAGACTCACTCCAACATACCGAGAAAAACAGCAAACAGGATATTATGCAGAATGGAGAAAAGGGAACGGAAAACATCCACCCGGTTTGCGAGGATGAAAAAACAGATTGGAGCAGTAAGGCTCCGGTTTCTTTCCTAAACGTGCTCAGCAAGGAGGGCAATACACTAAAATGGCCTTCTGAACTCGTGCAGTACACCTCAGACGAACCACGCGTATCTTACAGCTGTAATCCGCTCTGCTGCTTTTTCAAACACAGGGAGGGCAAAGAAAAGAGCACAAAGCCCGTGGATATGGAGTTCGGTGTCGAAAGACTCGCAGGCCACGATGACAGAGCAGAGTCACAAACACAGAATGTTCCTGGAGATAAATTAGGCATTTTAAAACCAAAGAGACCCAAACACATGAGAAAGGGGAAAACTCGTAGGCGTAAATTAGATGCTGTCAGGAGCCGGCAAGCACTCAAAACCTGCTCACAAACAGAAGCCGGAGGACGCTTTGAATTCCAAAGCGCCCCAACTGACACGTCACAACACAAGCAACCACGCTCCGAGAGGAGGCACAAGCTTGGGAAGAGGAGATCAGAGAGAGATGAGACTTCAAATGAAAGTGACACCCCAGAGCACAGCCTGAAAAGCATTATCGTAAGCTCGCTTTCCGCCCCGGCACGTAAAAGGAAGAAATGTCAAACGGTGAGGCGGTTGGTGCCTGCGCTGCATTTGGTGAGGGGGAGGCCTTTTCCATATTCTCTTCACTACACAACAGGAAGAGAAAATTATCGTTGGTATGACGACACTTATGAGTCTAAGAGGGACGATGCCTCGACTCCCAACAGTGACAAATCTGGGTCATGGAGTGGACTGTCAGACATGACCTCGGATGGAGAATGGCCTGTGTACCACCCGAGGAGACGCTCCACATCACCAAGGTCAAAGCCTTGGAGAAAGGAACACGGGCGGCTCAAATCATGCATTAGAAATTCCTCTCAAAATATTCCTTATCACAGCTACAGGCACATTTCTGACAGCCCGTGCAGAGATTTCAGAGATTTCGAGCATGCGGGAGACTGCTGGGATTACACAGACTTATGCATCTATGATAAACGGAAATATTCAGCAGTTTGTAACAACCCAGATCAGAATGAGAAGTACAACATCAGACGGCACAAAAGATTCGTTGAGGAGCAAAGAAACAAAGAGCACAGAATTCAAGACAATAGCAGGCTGTTTTATAGAGTCTATGACAGTCCTGAACCTCAAGATGATATCAGGGACTGGTGGTCTGAAAATATCAGTCCTGTAAGCAGGAGGCACCGGGAGAGAGAAGAATATTCCTGGTCGAGTCCAGAGAGAAGTCAAGACAGGTGGTATAACAAACCAGCGTCCATTCTTAGCCCCAGTTTGACTAGTAGCACTAGTGTTTCTGATATTAGTGGAGAATGGATGCATCA contains:
- the LOC130558559 gene encoding G patch domain-containing protein 8, encoding MACYYLVISSTHLSNGHYRSIKGVFRGPLCKSTGGESPDYIETEKNITKALGDLKANFYCELCDKQYHKHQEFDNHINSYDHAHKQRLKELKQREFARNVSSKSWKDERKQKRDLKRLYQLAQRKQQCKSDDRKGPKLRSTIKDPDQVKTSSNGSCKFHTEPPASSVQATSPISTDVSLKGLSSSRVLAHQQPCHEKHHSSPPKTLAGHRNPRAGVSFCFSRRAQLKLDSCASVFSDGLEEASDSLELKRHRQRLALEALWSCSSSPRTPCNDDADPSHDPPALGWADGDSQTTQIKAQTEHVESLEIQLNCSTTEPEKLMCPDTHGPGSNGEPAGSEDRLVDRGQRPRAEGAYGGSEEKECPSPSVYTDGQGTMAQSQLQTHKDSLQHTEKNSKQDIMQNGEKGTENIHPVCEDEKTDWSSKAPVSFLNVLSKEGNTLKWPSELVQYTSDEPRVSYSCNPLCCFFKHREGKEKSTKPVDMEFGVERLAGHDDRAESQTQNVPGDKLGILKPKRPKHMRKGKTRRRKLDAVRSRQALKTCSQTEAGGRFEFQSAPTDTSQHKQPRSERRHKLGKRRSERDETSNESDTPEHSLKSIIVSSLSAPARKRKKCQTVRRLVPALHLVRGRPFPYSLHYTTGRENYRWYDDTYESKRDDASTPNSDKSGSWSGLSDMTSDGEWPVYHPRRRSTSPRSKPWRKEHGRLKSCIRNSSQNIPYHSYRHISDSPCRDFRDFEHAGDCWDYTDLCIYDKRKYSAVCNNPDQNEKYNIRRHKRFVEEQRNKEHRIQDNSRLFYRVYDSPEPQDDIRDWWSENISPVSRRHREREEYSWSSPERSQDRWYNKPASILSPSLTSSTSVSDISGEWMHHSRPSPSRQSQKHNHSAERLVKTKFSHSPLRKETHSPSLAPNKIAAQPNSLKSSSWQGDITQTSTDQCTLVANEVKVKKANGALSLPLIGKLPSIKKGAKKMGINKVASGSTGNHFQTTTNPQITPQKASLQHTEEQNSKAEACTAPKPDSFASQKRDIGDQEDGKVETTGIHCARCTTPPLSEQPITFTEEEIEKYRLLQLQAQQHMQQQHLQEQQEIQQTSVDMSHIPTPEPANQNTQSACLPYTIFQPSPSSPVTLLPLHPSLSQPHFSPPLPPAFFPASPATVLAAHPLHLIPASALHPVHPHHHIRGLAFRPLPPAALLPTMLSPIPMAAASTLQIHPLLHSLFHSQDLQQRTS